The Streptococcaceae bacterium ESL0687 genome has a segment encoding these proteins:
- a CDS encoding ABC transporter ATP-binding protein yields the protein MALLEVKNLTKNFGGLTAVSDVCISLESSELVGLIGPNGAGKTTLFNLLTGVYEPSEGTVELDGEVLNGLPSYKFAQAGLGRTFQNIRLFKDLSVLDNVLIALGAKKKKHFFASLLRLPIYYKIDEELIAKAQELLKIFNLQDKQDIPANKLPYGEQRKLEIVRALATDPKILFLDEPAAGMNPQETAELTGLIKEIQEKFGITIVLIEHDMGLVMDVCQRIYVLEYGRMIAEGNPEEIKNNKKVIEAYLGGEA from the coding sequence ATGGCACTTCTTGAAGTAAAAAATTTAACAAAAAACTTCGGTGGTCTAACTGCCGTAAGTGACGTTTGTATCAGCCTTGAAAGCTCTGAATTAGTTGGTCTGATTGGACCAAATGGAGCCGGGAAAACGACCCTTTTTAACCTTTTAACTGGTGTTTATGAACCTAGTGAAGGAACAGTGGAACTTGACGGGGAGGTCTTAAATGGCCTACCTTCTTACAAGTTTGCCCAGGCAGGTTTGGGTAGAACCTTCCAAAATATTCGTTTGTTTAAGGACCTTTCAGTTCTGGACAATGTTTTGATTGCCCTTGGAGCTAAGAAGAAGAAACACTTTTTTGCCAGTCTTTTGCGCCTTCCTATTTATTACAAGATTGATGAAGAGCTCATTGCTAAGGCTCAAGAACTTTTAAAAATCTTCAATCTTCAAGACAAACAGGATATTCCAGCCAATAAATTACCCTACGGGGAACAACGTAAACTTGAGATTGTTCGTGCCCTTGCTACTGATCCTAAAATTTTATTTTTAGATGAACCGGCAGCTGGGATGAATCCTCAGGAAACGGCTGAATTAACTGGACTGATTAAAGAAATTCAGGAAAAATTTGGAATTACTATTGTTCTGATTGAGCATGATATGGGGCTTGTAATGGATGTTTGCCAAAGAATCTACGTTTTAGAATATGGACGGATGATTGCAGAAGGTAATCCAGAAGAAATTAAGAATAATAAAAAGGTTATTG